In Clostridium sp., one DNA window encodes the following:
- a CDS encoding class I SAM-dependent methyltransferase, with amino-acid sequence MNLQKEINDYWSKRADEFSSCRIKDLEGFQRKIWTDIISEAISDGSGLRALDVGTGAGFYSFLLCDLGFEVTGIDYSRNMINNAVANSKNLGYNNIKFIEMDAQNLQFEDESFDFIISRNVTWTLPDPKRAYEEWCRVLAPGGKIMNFDANYGHDFNLAEKSGENYMEMQNWCCSSYNRRLQSEELIRQRNNFAAKLYICNFTRPQWDVDILIKNGINKITINTDISKRVYADTQKIPKLLKGNKKYGSDSTMFMVYAIKE; translated from the coding sequence ATGAATTTACAAAAAGAAATCAATGATTATTGGTCAAAACGTGCCGATGAATTCAGTTCATGTCGTATTAAAGATCTGGAAGGATTTCAGCGTAAAATTTGGACAGATATAATCAGTGAAGCAATTTCAGATGGTAGTGGACTTCGTGCATTGGATGTAGGAACAGGTGCTGGTTTTTATTCATTTTTATTGTGTGATCTTGGCTTTGAAGTAACAGGAATAGATTATTCCCGGAACATGATTAATAATGCAGTAGCTAATTCAAAAAATCTTGGTTACAACAATATAAAATTTATTGAAATGGATGCTCAAAATCTACAATTTGAAGATGAGAGTTTTGATTTTATAATATCAAGAAATGTTACATGGACATTGCCAGACCCTAAAAGGGCTTATGAAGAATGGTGCCGTGTTCTTGCTCCTGGAGGTAAAATAATGAACTTCGATGCCAATTACGGACATGATTTCAATCTAGCAGAAAAATCTGGTGAAAACTACATGGAAATGCAAAACTGGTGTTGCAGTTCATACAATCGCAGACTGCAAAGTGAAGAGTTAATTCGTCAGCGCAATAATTTCGCAGCAAAACTCTATATATGTAATTTTACAAGACCACAATGGGATGTGGACATACTTATAAAAAATGGTATCAATAAAATAACTATCAACACAGACATCAGCAAGCGGGTATATGCTGATACACAAAAAATTCCTAAGCTCCTCAAAGGCAATAAAAAATATGGATCGGATTCAACAATGTTTATGGTATATGCCATTAAAGAATAA
- a CDS encoding ABC transporter ATP-binding protein yields the protein MEILKVENLTKVYGKGENKVEALKNINLSVNKGEFAAIVGASGSGKSTLLHLLGGLDRPTAGKVIIEGENIYDYKENRLAVFRRRKIGFVFQFFNLIPVLDVEENISLPALLDNDRVDGEYLGEIIKLLGLEERKNHLPSELSGGQQQRVSIGRALLNKPSIVLADEPTGNLDSKNSKEVIELLKYTAKKYNQTLVLITHDINIASMADRVFTIEDGHIISDKHLQND from the coding sequence ATGGAGATATTGAAGGTGGAAAACTTAACTAAGGTATATGGGAAAGGTGAAAACAAGGTAGAAGCATTGAAAAACATAAATTTATCCGTAAACAAGGGAGAATTTGCAGCAATTGTAGGTGCTTCAGGTTCAGGCAAGAGCACGCTTCTGCATCTTCTTGGAGGCCTTGACAGACCTACTGCAGGCAAAGTGATAATTGAAGGAGAAAATATTTATGATTACAAGGAGAACAGACTTGCTGTATTCAGACGGAGAAAAATAGGATTTGTGTTTCAATTCTTCAATCTGATACCTGTTCTGGATGTAGAAGAAAATATATCACTTCCGGCACTTCTTGACAATGACAGGGTGGATGGAGAGTATCTGGGCGAAATCATAAAATTGCTGGGGCTTGAGGAAAGAAAAAACCATCTTCCATCAGAACTGTCGGGAGGTCAGCAGCAGAGAGTGTCTATTGGAAGAGCTCTTTTGAACAAACCTTCCATAGTTCTTGCAGATGAACCCACGGGAAATCTTGACAGCAAGAATTCCAAAGAGGTAATTGAACTTTTGAAATATACAGCTAAAAAATACAATCAAACCCTTGTACTGATTACCCATGATATAAACATAGCGTCTATGGCGGACAGGGTATTTACCATTGAAGATGGACATATAATTTCGGATAAACATCTGCAAAATGACTAG
- a CDS encoding response regulator transcription factor, producing MYKLLLVEDDSALAVGIEFTLKDEGYEVLTVSTVEDSKRILENYKFHLVILDINLPDGSGYDLCKYIRNKSDIPIIFLTALDEEVNIVLGLEIGGDDYITKPFGVKEFLSRIKVILRRNYKSAPAEDKFKSGDIAADTSNASIVKHGKKIILTAQEYRLLLIFLNNPGVVMKRKEILNKLIEGEEVFFDENTLSVYIRRIREKIEDNPKEPEYIVTQRGFGYMWSKHVIKE from the coding sequence ATGTACAAACTGCTTTTGGTTGAAGATGACAGTGCTCTTGCAGTGGGAATAGAGTTCACTTTGAAGGACGAAGGATATGAGGTTCTTACAGTTTCAACAGTTGAAGATTCAAAGAGAATATTGGAAAATTATAAATTTCACCTTGTTATTCTGGATATAAACCTGCCGGATGGAAGTGGATATGATTTGTGCAAGTATATAAGGAACAAAAGTGATATACCTATAATATTTCTAACTGCTCTTGATGAAGAGGTAAATATAGTTCTTGGACTTGAGATAGGTGGAGATGATTATATAACAAAACCATTTGGAGTAAAAGAATTCTTGTCGAGAATAAAGGTAATCTTGAGGCGGAATTATAAAAGTGCACCGGCAGAAGATAAATTTAAAAGTGGAGATATAGCTGCAGATACTTCCAATGCTTCCATAGTCAAGCACGGCAAAAAAATTATACTTACAGCACAGGAATACAGGCTCTTGTTGATATTTCTGAACAACCCTGGGGTTGTCATGAAAAGAAAAGAAATATTGAATAAACTGATTGAAGGTGAAGAGGTGTTTTTTGATGAAAATACTCTTTCAGTTTATATAAGAAGAATCAGGGAAAAGATAGAAGATAATCCCAAGGAGCCGGAATATATAGTAACTCAAAGAGGATTTGGGTACATGTGGAGTAAACATGTCATTAAGGAGTAA
- a CDS encoding putative ABC transporter permease, protein MENILFYFVIYAFGGWCLEVAYAAVNTGTFVNRGFLNGPVCPIYGIGAVMVIDFLTPFKDDLIVLFAASVIVTSFLEYITGWILEKLFNDKWWDYSQYPFNIKGYICLKFSLAWGTGCILIMKVIHPVIVEFVKFIPLLLGDVLLSCLAIIFIIDIISTVDTVMKLNFRLRKIHEISGKIKEKSNSLGEKISHETIELKSKYEYQAVGLRKKYSELSEDAIEIKEKYENELSELRQRYENKLSEIREKYEKELVELKETYKKLTGRKNHLHRRIIRAFPDIKSNKYFEALNELKKNVTKK, encoded by the coding sequence ATGGAAAACATATTGTTTTATTTTGTAATCTATGCTTTTGGAGGATGGTGTTTGGAGGTTGCCTATGCTGCAGTTAATACGGGAACTTTTGTAAACAGAGGATTCTTGAATGGACCTGTCTGTCCAATATATGGTATTGGAGCAGTGATGGTAATAGATTTTTTGACACCTTTTAAGGATGATTTGATTGTGCTGTTTGCTGCATCGGTAATTGTTACTTCTTTTCTTGAATATATTACGGGATGGATTCTTGAAAAACTCTTTAATGACAAGTGGTGGGATTATTCCCAATATCCGTTTAATATAAAAGGCTATATATGCCTCAAGTTTTCACTGGCGTGGGGCACCGGCTGTATTTTGATTATGAAGGTTATTCATCCTGTAATTGTGGAATTTGTCAAATTTATTCCACTGCTTTTAGGTGACGTTCTTCTGTCATGTCTGGCAATCATATTTATTATTGATATTATATCAACAGTTGATACTGTAATGAAACTTAACTTTAGATTGAGGAAGATACATGAGATATCCGGAAAAATAAAAGAAAAATCAAATTCACTTGGAGAGAAAATATCTCATGAGACTATTGAACTCAAGTCAAAATATGAATATCAGGCAGTGGGTCTTAGGAAAAAGTATTCTGAGCTGTCCGAGGATGCAATAGAAATTAAGGAAAAATATGAAAATGAACTTTCTGAATTAAGACAAAGATACGAAAATAAATTATCCGAGATAAGAGAAAAATATGAGAAAGAGTTAGTTGAGCTTAAAGAAACATATAAGAAGCTGACTGGAAGGAAAAATCATCTTCACAGGAGAATTATAAGGGCATTCCCTGATATTAAATCCAACAAGTATTTTGAAGCTTTGAATGAATTGAAGAAAAATGTAACTAAGAAATAG
- a CDS encoding ABC transporter permease — MITTYRKLTGKYLSSNKKRSILTIIGIVLSAALICTIGFFIVSMQNAEIESVKSKYGSWHVSYTAPDKELAAKVTGNPKVSRSGFYQQGENIKINEEVSVSSVTASDSALELLPYKIKTGRFPQNDHEAAVENWVLRYVKKDAKLGDRIKLNGREYTLAGILQDNVSSQVNKTGIFLSRDNNIDRHKSVLLAEISPKTNLKRAVSELDGLPKSKTVKAGGRTAASVVNNSPLIDIQGGGDGKSGLSGLYSTVAIVVGIVLVAAIAVIYNSFQISVVERMRQFGLLRAIGATPAQIRKIVLREASVLSLIGVPLGILCGIIAIFAINFIFRIIGKDMVSVAIKVSISPEVMLISAAVSIAAIYISALLPALFAGRISPLSAISGRTAIVKEKIKRRKNMIVNRLFKFEGNMAYKNIKRNRKRYRITVFSIAISVVLFVTFKSFMDMTLNLSGSVNESKNIHFSLQSNGKNSFIKDKIIEDIDGLNSVSKIYKMYNEYNFVQFIDGSREIEAVKSIDGIYGKAAEVKGEKKIPMNGVVTVYDENALEASKKYLQSGSIDVDKLNGENGVILVNKNVVYNKREKKSYVGPVANIKAGDEIELKYSGETRTTSIDDGNITNSYREAAKNGGDIKKVKVLAVLKDEPFDLYGQNGLKLITTGEVAEKLTGINDIRPVALNIAIKDVKNENSAKDQIENIIKSDPSLSVINYLDKNRSTRSVILMIEILVYGFVVVVSLIGSVNIINTLTTNIILRRREFAILKAIGLTQKGLKKMIVLEGFLYAVIGSIYGAIIACGLSYMMYRGTVSVREFSWQIPWSGIAIAAAAAVAIGYLSVLSPLSRINRENLIDTIREDY, encoded by the coding sequence ATGATTACAACTTACAGGAAACTTACAGGAAAATATCTCAGCTCAAATAAAAAGAGAAGCATACTCACTATTATAGGGATAGTACTGTCTGCTGCACTCATATGCACAATAGGTTTTTTTATCGTGAGCATGCAGAATGCTGAAATTGAAAGTGTAAAGAGTAAGTATGGCTCCTGGCATGTTTCCTATACAGCTCCAGATAAAGAGCTTGCTGCAAAAGTCACCGGAAATCCCAAGGTTTCACGCAGTGGTTTTTATCAGCAGGGTGAGAATATAAAGATAAATGAGGAGGTAAGTGTGAGCTCTGTTACAGCTTCGGACAGCGCTCTGGAACTTCTTCCCTATAAGATAAAGACAGGGAGATTTCCACAAAATGACCATGAGGCAGCTGTGGAAAACTGGGTGCTCAGGTATGTGAAAAAAGATGCAAAATTAGGTGACAGGATAAAATTAAATGGCAGGGAGTATACCCTGGCTGGAATACTCCAGGACAATGTAAGCAGTCAAGTTAATAAGACAGGTATTTTTTTATCCAGGGACAACAATATTGACAGACATAAATCAGTACTGCTCGCGGAGATAAGTCCAAAGACAAATTTGAAAAGGGCAGTTTCAGAGCTGGATGGTCTGCCAAAAAGCAAAACAGTAAAGGCTGGCGGTAGAACTGCTGCTTCTGTTGTAAATAATTCTCCCCTCATAGATATACAAGGTGGAGGAGACGGCAAATCAGGATTGTCCGGGCTATATTCTACAGTGGCAATTGTGGTAGGAATAGTGCTTGTCGCAGCAATTGCGGTAATATACAATTCTTTTCAGATAAGTGTAGTGGAGAGAATGAGACAGTTCGGTCTCCTGAGGGCAATAGGCGCCACTCCGGCACAGATAAGGAAAATAGTACTCAGGGAGGCATCGGTACTTTCACTCATAGGTGTGCCACTGGGAATCCTCTGTGGTATCATAGCTATTTTCGCCATAAATTTTATATTCAGGATAATTGGTAAAGATATGGTTTCTGTGGCGATAAAAGTATCCATATCACCTGAAGTCATGCTTATAAGTGCTGCGGTTTCAATAGCAGCCATATATATATCTGCGCTGCTGCCAGCACTTTTTGCAGGGAGAATTTCTCCACTGTCTGCCATAAGCGGAAGAACAGCCATTGTAAAGGAAAAAATAAAAAGAAGGAAAAACATGATTGTAAACAGGCTGTTTAAATTTGAAGGAAATATGGCCTACAAAAATATAAAGAGGAACAGGAAGAGATACAGGATAACTGTATTTTCCATAGCAATAAGCGTAGTGCTTTTTGTAACCTTCAAATCCTTTATGGATATGACCTTGAATTTATCAGGTAGTGTCAACGAGTCCAAGAACATACACTTTTCACTTCAGTCAAATGGAAAGAACAGTTTTATAAAGGATAAGATAATAGAAGATATAGATGGCTTGAATTCGGTAAGTAAAATATACAAAATGTACAATGAGTACAATTTTGTCCAATTTATAGATGGAAGCAGGGAAATAGAGGCGGTAAAATCTATAGATGGAATATACGGCAAAGCCGCGGAGGTGAAAGGTGAAAAAAAGATACCCATGAATGGAGTTGTCACTGTATACGATGAAAATGCCCTTGAGGCTTCGAAAAAGTATCTGCAGTCCGGAAGTATAGACGTGGATAAATTAAATGGGGAAAATGGTGTTATTCTGGTAAACAAGAATGTGGTGTACAATAAAAGGGAAAAGAAAAGCTATGTCGGTCCGGTGGCGAATATAAAAGCAGGGGATGAGATAGAACTTAAATACAGCGGAGAGACGAGGACTACTTCAATAGACGATGGAAATATTACAAATAGTTATAGAGAAGCAGCCAAAAACGGCGGTGATATCAAAAAAGTAAAAGTGTTGGCAGTTCTAAAAGATGAACCTTTTGATTTGTATGGACAGAATGGACTCAAGCTTATAACTACCGGGGAAGTGGCAGAGAAACTTACGGGAATAAATGACATAAGGCCAGTGGCACTGAATATTGCCATCAAAGATGTTAAAAATGAAAACAGTGCAAAAGACCAGATAGAAAATATTATAAAGTCAGATCCATCACTGAGTGTGATAAATTACCTTGATAAAAACAGAAGTACCAGATCGGTGATTTTAATGATTGAAATACTGGTATATGGATTTGTAGTGGTGGTGTCACTGATAGGAAGCGTGAACATCATAAACACTCTCACAACAAATATAATACTGAGGAGAAGGGAATTTGCCATTTTAAAGGCAATAGGTCTTACCCAAAAGGGACTGAAGAAGATGATAGTGCTGGAAGGCTTCCTATATGCGGTTATTGGAAGCATATACGGCGCTATAATAGCCTGCGGTCTTTCCTATATGATGTACAGGGGAACGGTGAGTGTTAGAGAATTCAGCTGGCAGATTCCCTGGAGCGGAATAGCCATTGCAGCTGCTGCAGCTGTGGCCATAGGATATCTTTCCGTGCTTTCACCTCTTTCCAGAATAAACAGGGAAAATCTGATTGATACAATAAGAGAAGATTATTAG
- a CDS encoding HAD family hydrolase, with protein sequence MENLKCIMFDCMETLIDMTELPDKKDYALWAFEGSGCEEYFKDFAEFYEDYKAAGESILAKIPEYKEYGFKEQYEYIARKKGINLKTETKMVELLLNNFLKNYRKRCYVDKNVKDVLEYLNGRYKLGVVSNFKVKGAIRDLLEYTGIKSYFEFVINSAEEGWSKPHPRIYTNAVKTSGFVFDEIVFIGDDFVNDYLGPRRMGINSIFFDKKRCAPEDCSKINEFLELKNIL encoded by the coding sequence ATGGAAAATTTAAAATGTATTATGTTTGATTGTATGGAAACCTTGATAGACATGACTGAGCTTCCTGACAAAAAGGACTATGCGCTGTGGGCTTTTGAAGGCTCAGGATGTGAAGAATATTTTAAAGATTTTGCTGAATTCTATGAGGACTACAAGGCTGCAGGGGAAAGCATTTTGGCCAAAATACCTGAATACAAAGAGTATGGTTTTAAAGAGCAATATGAGTATATTGCCAGAAAAAAGGGAATTAACCTCAAAACAGAAACGAAAATGGTGGAACTGCTCTTAAACAATTTCCTTAAAAATTACAGAAAAAGGTGCTATGTTGACAAAAATGTCAAAGATGTTCTCGAATATTTAAACGGCAGATATAAGTTGGGTGTAGTTTCAAACTTTAAAGTAAAGGGGGCTATAAGGGATCTCCTTGAATATACAGGTATAAAAAGTTACTTTGAGTTTGTAATAAATTCTGCAGAAGAAGGATGGAGTAAGCCGCACCCCAGAATATATACGAATGCAGTAAAAACATCTGGCTTTGTTTTTGACGAAATAGTATTTATAGGGGATGATTTTGTAAATGATTATCTGGGACCCCGAAGGATGGGAATTAATAGCATATTTTTCGACAAAAAAAGATGTGCTCCTGAAGATTGCAGTAAGATAAATGAATTTTTAGAACTCAAAAATATATTATAA
- a CDS encoding restriction endonuclease subunit S — protein sequence MKIPKNWNIYRLEDLGKTYPGLSGKTKDDFGEGKPYIPYKNIFNNGKVDTNYMQYVNISDDEKQHPVKYGDIFFTVSSEIPDEAGMSSALLNDIKGEVYLNSFCIGYRLNDFKILYPGYAAYLFREKHVRTMMTRLAQGSTRFNLSKDSVLKLKIALPPLKEQRKITSILSSVDSEIEIIDKLINKMKKLKNGLIYKLILKGIGHKKFKMSEFGEIPQEWEIKKLGDICNFKQGFQISRSHQISEKRKGYVRYLYITDFFSDRNKLYIKDNKRFYHIDYKDIVVVNTGNTCGKVFRGESGVLSNNMFKIFSNRDILDRNYMWYYLNSPIYWKQLNKYFNSAGQPHVGHKNMSELKIALPDMKEQRKIASILSSVDGEINKYLMKKQKFQKLKKGFMQQLLTGKIRVKA from the coding sequence ATGAAAATACCAAAAAATTGGAATATATACAGACTGGAAGATTTAGGGAAAACCTATCCAGGGCTTTCAGGAAAAACCAAGGACGATTTTGGAGAGGGCAAGCCATATATACCATATAAGAATATATTTAACAATGGTAAAGTGGATACCAATTATATGCAATATGTAAATATCTCAGATGATGAAAAACAGCACCCTGTCAAATATGGAGACATTTTTTTTACAGTGTCCTCGGAAATCCCGGACGAAGCGGGAATGAGTTCAGCTCTTCTGAATGATATAAAAGGCGAAGTGTATCTCAATAGCTTCTGCATTGGATACAGATTAAATGATTTTAAAATACTTTATCCAGGTTATGCAGCATATTTGTTTAGAGAAAAGCATGTAAGAACGATGATGACAAGGCTGGCCCAGGGTTCAACTAGATTTAATCTGTCTAAAGATTCTGTTTTGAAGTTGAAAATAGCACTTCCTCCACTGAAAGAGCAGAGAAAAATAACTTCCATTCTGTCTTCTGTAGATTCTGAAATTGAAATTATTGATAAGCTTATAAATAAAATGAAAAAGCTTAAAAATGGATTGATTTACAAACTTATTTTGAAAGGTATAGGTCATAAAAAATTCAAAATGAGCGAATTTGGAGAAATACCCCAGGAGTGGGAGATAAAAAAATTAGGAGATATATGCAATTTCAAACAGGGATTTCAAATTTCGCGAAGTCATCAAATAAGTGAGAAAAGAAAGGGATATGTAAGATATTTATATATAACCGATTTTTTCTCTGACAGGAATAAATTATACATTAAAGATAATAAAAGATTTTATCATATTGACTATAAAGACATAGTTGTAGTCAATACAGGGAATACCTGCGGGAAAGTCTTTAGAGGTGAAAGCGGAGTTTTAAGCAATAATATGTTTAAGATATTCAGTAACAGGGACATTTTGGATAGAAATTATATGTGGTATTATTTAAACAGCCCCATTTACTGGAAACAGTTGAATAAATATTTCAATAGCGCCGGTCAACCTCATGTTGGACATAAAAATATGTCGGAGTTGAAAATAGCCCTGCCTGATATGAAGGAGCAGAGGAAAATAGCTTCTATTCTGTCATCTGTGGATGGAGAGATAAATAAATACTTGATGAAAAAACAGAAATTTCAGAAGTTGAAGAAAGGCTTTATGCAGCAGCTTCTAACTGGAAAGATAAGAGTTAAAGCTTGA
- a CDS encoding ABC transporter substrate-binding protein, translating into MKKFLKCSISIVFATIFLLSGCSNNSTSQKTEEKKIQTKIVTDTAGEKVEVPVNVKRVADAWQAHNAIVAMLGGGDKIVATVLTQKMAPWLYKVNPQMNNATTTFNKDSTPNTEALMKTKPDVVFIPVNEKNANKMSQLGIPAVQLNFTDFNGLKKCVDLTGEVLGDSAKKRAEKYNSYLDGKLNMINSITSKLPEDKKPKVLHITSISPLIVDGSDTIIDNWIKVSGGVNAAKDIKGNNKKISMEQILKWNPDVIILGSNTLMKVNSGKKVMDNLIKDPVLQKTSAVKSKRIYFNPFGAFYWDRYSAEEALQVQWAAKTLYPDKFSNIDIIKETRYFYKTFFDYDLSNEEANKIINDEPPAE; encoded by the coding sequence ATGAAAAAATTTTTAAAATGCAGTATTTCTATCGTTTTTGCAACAATTTTCTTATTATCTGGATGTAGTAACAATTCGACTTCACAAAAAACAGAGGAGAAAAAAATACAGACAAAAATTGTTACTGATACTGCAGGTGAAAAGGTAGAGGTACCCGTAAATGTAAAAAGAGTGGCGGATGCCTGGCAGGCCCATAATGCAATTGTAGCAATGCTTGGAGGAGGAGATAAAATTGTTGCAACTGTTCTAACACAAAAAATGGCACCATGGCTATATAAGGTAAATCCTCAAATGAATAATGCAACAACAACATTTAACAAAGACAGCACCCCAAATACAGAAGCACTTATGAAGACAAAACCCGATGTTGTATTTATACCTGTAAATGAAAAAAATGCAAATAAAATGTCACAATTGGGCATTCCAGCTGTACAATTAAATTTTACTGATTTCAACGGTTTAAAAAAATGTGTTGATCTTACAGGAGAAGTTCTAGGTGACAGTGCAAAAAAGAGAGCAGAAAAATATAATTCATATTTGGACGGCAAACTTAACATGATAAACAGCATAACATCCAAACTACCAGAAGATAAAAAGCCTAAGGTTCTCCACATAACCTCAATATCACCACTTATTGTAGATGGCAGTGATACAATAATTGACAATTGGATAAAGGTGTCCGGTGGAGTGAATGCAGCTAAGGACATAAAAGGGAATAATAAAAAAATATCTATGGAACAAATATTAAAATGGAATCCTGATGTCATTATATTAGGTAGTAATACTTTAATGAAGGTAAACAGCGGTAAAAAAGTTATGGACAATTTAATAAAGGATCCTGTACTGCAGAAAACAAGTGCGGTAAAATCTAAAAGGATATACTTTAATCCATTTGGTGCTTTTTACTGGGATAGATACAGTGCAGAGGAAGCATTACAGGTACAATGGGCTGCAAAGACTCTATATCCAGATAAGTTTTCAAATATAGATATAATTAAAGAAACCAGATACTTTTACAAGACATTTTTCGATTATGATCTTTCAAATGAAGAAGCTAACAAAATTATCAACGACGAACCCCCTGCTGAGTAA
- a CDS encoding type I restriction-modification system subunit M, with translation MKKLTLQDLESKLWSCADILRGELSAAQYMDYIFGLLFLKRLNDQFKWERKIRYKEFKKRKIAEEEIMKFLNDPSVYETFYIPEQARWDNLRNLSLNIGSELDRALRVIEDEPKNSEISGVLTILNYNDRERVPDKKLSQLLHVFDSMNLSNEYLESEDILGDAYQYLIKKFADEGGAKGGEFYTPTEVVKVMVNLLKPEEGDKIYDPTCGSGGMLIQSIEYIKEQGENYKNVYLYGQEINLSTWAICKMNMLLHGVKEADIQKGDTIRDPKHTEGGVLKSFDKVIANPPFSLKNWGLEEAGADQYYRFSYGMPPKSYGDMAFVSHMVASLNTNGRMASVVPNGVLFRGGAENKIRENFLKDDLIEAVIELPQNIFYGTGIPAAVLVINKNKEEKRKNKVLFIDASQNFIKDGNKNKLRDEDIRKITETFDEYRDVEKYSGIVDMDIIKENDYNLNISRYVDTTEPEPEVDIDLVLEDIRELKMDMVDTEYKLNWYLEEMGFDTI, from the coding sequence ATGAAGAAATTAACGCTGCAAGATCTGGAATCAAAACTTTGGTCGTGTGCAGATATCTTGCGAGGGGAACTGTCTGCTGCACAATATATGGATTATATATTTGGGCTGCTGTTCCTGAAAAGGTTGAATGATCAATTTAAGTGGGAGAGGAAAATTAGATACAAAGAATTTAAAAAGCGAAAAATAGCGGAAGAAGAAATAATGAAATTTTTAAATGATCCTTCAGTATATGAAACTTTTTATATACCGGAGCAGGCAAGGTGGGATAATTTAAGAAATCTAAGTTTAAATATAGGTTCCGAACTTGACAGGGCACTCAGAGTAATTGAGGATGAACCAAAAAATAGTGAAATTTCTGGAGTCCTAACTATTTTAAATTATAATGACAGAGAAAGAGTTCCGGATAAAAAGCTGAGTCAGCTATTGCATGTATTCGATAGCATGAATCTTTCAAACGAATATCTGGAGTCGGAGGATATACTTGGAGATGCCTATCAATACCTTATAAAGAAATTTGCAGACGAGGGAGGAGCCAAGGGGGGAGAATTCTATACCCCAACTGAAGTAGTCAAAGTAATGGTGAACCTATTGAAACCTGAGGAGGGAGATAAAATCTATGATCCTACCTGCGGCTCCGGTGGTATGCTTATCCAAAGTATAGAATACATAAAAGAACAGGGTGAAAATTATAAAAATGTTTATTTGTATGGTCAGGAGATAAATCTTTCTACTTGGGCAATTTGCAAGATGAATATGCTCCTTCATGGTGTAAAAGAGGCCGATATCCAGAAGGGTGATACCATAAGAGATCCGAAACATACTGAAGGCGGAGTTTTGAAGAGCTTTGACAAGGTCATTGCAAATCCTCCTTTTTCATTGAAAAACTGGGGATTGGAAGAGGCAGGTGCTGATCAGTATTATAGATTTTCATATGGAATGCCGCCAAAATCTTATGGTGACATGGCCTTTGTGTCCCATATGGTGGCAAGTTTGAATACTAATGGCAGAATGGCATCTGTAGTACCCAACGGTGTGCTGTTCAGAGGGGGAGCTGAGAACAAAATAAGGGAAAATTTTTTAAAGGATGACTTGATAGAAGCTGTCATAGAGCTTCCACAAAATATATTCTATGGTACAGGTATTCCTGCAGCTGTTCTTGTTATAAACAAGAACAAGGAAGAAAAGAGAAAAAACAAGGTTCTATTTATAGATGCGAGTCAAAACTTTATAAAGGATGGAAACAAGAATAAATTAAGAGATGAAGATATTAGGAAAATAACAGAAACTTTTGATGAATATAGAGATGTTGAAAAGTACTCAGGCATAGTTGATATGGATATTATAAAGGAAAATGACTACAATCTGAATATAAGCAGATATGTGGATACTACTGAACCGGAACCGGAGGTAGATATTGATCTGGTGCTGGAAGATATAAGAGAGTTGAAAATGGATATGGTTGATACAGAGTACAAACTCAATTGGTATCTGGAAGAAATGGGCTTTGACACCATTTAG